From Variimorphobacter saccharofermentans, one genomic window encodes:
- a CDS encoding ABC transporter permease, whose translation MRLIDLFKMARENLMRRKLRTMLTVLSIVIGTTSIILMIALGEGVQKSVMNEFDSIGSINVLYVYPNWNEEKTSRFYGEYVDTGLTENDVWELSGIDGVEYAVPMFISTVTIYSSKHYNTVSIVGVDPNLMEELGFQLKEGRFPRDNVMEAVFGDKALEEFRKLESDNPNRIVQGADREEETEENEDSITISFGPTDKEYPFEPLEERYKFQFGNPDQNQEEDNTTKLYSLTGVGVLKEGDMNRDYNVYVPISILMKLEKSYYETLGIDYEPSYNEIMIKVKDMDRVQEITALIEKRGYSVFSLVSMLDLVNKTIGTMQMALGAIGGVALLVAAIGITNTMVMAVTERKKEIGVMKVIGATLLDIKRLFLLEASMIGLLGGGVGISICVGISTFINSAYFREEIIKQPDFTLSLEISNSLIVGGLIFTTLIGLLSGYLPALKAMKSSALEAIRND comes from the coding sequence ATGAGGCTGATAGATTTATTTAAGATGGCCAGAGAAAATCTCATGCGAAGGAAGCTGAGGACCATGTTAACGGTTCTTAGTATTGTAATCGGTACAACCTCAATCATACTCATGATAGCACTGGGAGAGGGGGTACAAAAGTCAGTGATGAATGAATTCGATAGTATAGGCAGCATTAATGTACTTTATGTATACCCCAATTGGAATGAGGAAAAAACCTCTCGCTTTTACGGTGAGTATGTCGATACGGGATTAACAGAAAATGATGTATGGGAACTCTCTGGGATCGATGGAGTAGAATATGCGGTACCAATGTTCATATCAACTGTTACCATATATTCATCGAAGCATTATAATACGGTGAGCATTGTCGGAGTGGATCCCAATCTCATGGAGGAGCTTGGATTTCAACTAAAAGAAGGTCGTTTTCCCAGAGATAATGTGATGGAGGCTGTCTTTGGAGATAAGGCTCTGGAGGAATTTCGAAAATTGGAGTCGGATAATCCGAATAGAATCGTTCAAGGGGCAGATAGGGAAGAAGAGACCGAGGAGAATGAGGACTCAATCACAATCTCCTTTGGTCCTACCGATAAGGAATATCCGTTTGAACCACTAGAGGAAAGATACAAGTTTCAGTTTGGCAATCCGGATCAGAATCAGGAGGAAGACAATACAACGAAGCTATATTCCTTAACCGGTGTGGGTGTATTAAAAGAAGGCGATATGAATAGGGATTATAACGTGTATGTCCCCATAAGTATCCTGATGAAGCTGGAAAAATCCTATTATGAAACATTGGGAATTGATTACGAGCCATCCTATAATGAGATTATGATCAAGGTCAAGGATATGGATAGAGTGCAGGAAATTACTGCCCTGATTGAAAAGAGGGGGTATTCGGTATTCTCGCTTGTAAGCATGCTGGATTTGGTTAATAAAACCATAGGAACTATGCAAATGGCATTGGGTGCAATTGGTGGAGTTGCATTGCTGGTGGCTGCAATCGGTATTACCAATACCATGGTAATGGCAGTAACAGAGCGTAAAAAGGAAATCGGTGTAATGAAGGTGATTGGGGCTACCCTGCTAGATATCAAGAGATTATTTCTCTTAGAGGCATCCATGATCGGCTTGCTGGGAGGGGGTGTCGGTATCTCCATATGTGTAGGAATTAGTACTTTTATTAATTCGGCCTATTTCAGAGAAGAAATCATTAAACAGCCGGATTTTACCTTAAGCCTGGAGATTTCCAACTCATTAATTGTCGGGGGGCTAATCTTCACCACACTCATAGG